The region TTGCCATGAGCTTTATAATGGCAATAACTGCTTCAGCGCAGAAAATCAGTGATAAAGATGCGGTGAATGCTGCTGCGGAAAAATTAAGATTGTCCATGATCAGTGGAGAAAAACCTGAGCTGGAATCCCTAATTCTACCGGAATTAACCTATGGACATTCGGGAGGACATATTGATGATGCCAAAGAATTCGTAGAAAAACTAGTAAGTAAAAAATCTGACTTTTTAACCATTGATATTACAAATCAAACTGTGAATATTGTTGGAAATACGGCGATTGTCCGTCATCATTTTTATGCAACGACTGCTGATGCAGGAAAAGCTCCGGGTGATGTAACACTGGATATTTTATTAGTTTGGGCTAAAGTGAAGAATGACTGGAAATTATTGGCGAGACAGGCTGTGAAATCTGAAAAGAAAAAATAATATCAAGATTCTAAATAAATACCTTACAAAGTTAGCTTTTTTGGGTATTGTCCTTCTGACGAAGGAAGAATCTCAACCCTTATTTATAGATTCTTACTTCGTCAGAAGGACAAACTGTTCATGAATTTAGGTTTCAATACAAGTTCATTTCGCGTTGAATATAAAAAAAGTTCGCAAGAGAAATCTCTTCGAACTTTAATATAATTTAAATCTCAAAACTGATTCTTACTTTACTCTAAAGTTCTGCAGATCTTCCGGTTTTTCACAGCACACCTGTTCCATTACCTGCCTGAACTGCATTTTCAACAT is a window of Candidatus Chryseobacterium colombiense DNA encoding:
- a CDS encoding nuclear transport factor 2 family protein, whose translation is MIKKLMFAMSFIMAITASAQKISDKDAVNAAAEKLRLSMISGEKPELESLILPELTYGHSGGHIDDAKEFVEKLVSKKSDFLTIDITNQTVNIVGNTAIVRHHFYATTADAGKAPGDVTLDILLVWAKVKNDWKLLARQAVKSEKKK